AAGAAAATTCTTTAATAGAATTTAACCTAGAAGGTAATAATCCTTATGAAATATACACTGTATATAAAAGCTATAAAGCTTTTAATGACAAAAAAGATTTAATAAATTTTACTTATCCCAATATAGATTATATTATCTTTTTAGATTCTGATGATTACTGGGAATTAAACTGTATAGAAGAATGTGTGCCTAGAATGGATGGGGTAGAGGTGCTTTGGTTTAATCATTATATTTATTATGATGATATAAATTATCTTAAATTATCTTCAACTATTCTTGAGAACCATAAATATAATTTTAGCTGTAAAGAAAGTTCAATAGATTTTTTTACAAGAATGTTAAAAATAAATCGAGATATTTTTTGGTTTTCTGTTATGGGCATGATTGATTTTGGATATTTAAAATCAATAAAACTTAAATTTCTAAATGGTATTATTTATGAAGATCATTATTTTGGAAAAATTCTTTTTTTTCAGTCAAATTTTATTTATATAATGCCAAAAAAATTATATTTTTATCGCATAAGACAAAATAGTATCATGGATTATGGTGCTAATGGCATATATATACCAGAATATGATAAGACTACATATGAAATTTTTGATAAAAATTATTTTCTATATAAACAATATGTAATATTTTCTAGTAAAGTTTTAACCGCATTAATGATATTTAAATTTATACGAGAAAATAGATATTTAGATGGAATATCTTTATTCGAAAAAGTTTTTTGTTTAAAGTTAAAAGATTGGAGAAATAATTTGCTTTATTTTAATGATAAATATTTGGATAAAGCTATATCTTTAACAATAAAAAGATTTTGTGCAATGTCCAATGATCCGGTTATCGATTTAGAGTTAATAATTGATTTTATGTCCGATATTGCATATATGAATATTAAAAAAACCAATTTAATAATGTTTTATGAGAAATATGGAACAGCAAAACTAAGAATTCAGAATCATCTTTCTTATAAATTAGGAAAAGTTTTGACAATAAATTCCAAGAGTATTCTTGGGGTATTGTTAATGCCAGTTTATTTAATATCAACTTTAATTGTAGATCGACAAGAGAGAAAAATATATCAAGAAGAATTAAAGAAGAACTCTTCTTTGGCTGCACCTAGCTTAAAGGATTATCCTGATTATTGTGATGCTATTAAAATTAAAAATTATTTTTCTTATAAGCTAGGGCAAGCATTGATAAAAAATTATAAAATGTGGTATAAAGGTGGTATTTTTAAATTATTATTTGACATAGTAGATATTTATAAGAATAAAAATAAATAAAATTATGATACAATGTGCTTATAAAATTTATCAAGAGGGGTGAAATATATGAAAAAGAAAATAACAATTTGCTTTTCTATTAATAATGATTTTTTTTTATATCTACTTGTTACTGTGCAATCTATACTAAATAATATTAATAAAAAATATCTTTATGAGATTGTTGTTTTTTATACAGATCTTAATGTTCTATATAAACAGTATTTGGAGAAATTAAAGGACTTAGAATATTGTTCTTTTAGAGCCATAGATCTTAACGAGTATCTTATGAATATTGATGATTCTATTTTTTTTGAAGGAGAACGCGTAACAAAGGAAACTTATTATAGGTTTTTTATTCCGAGAATCTTAAAAGAGTGCGATAGGGTTTTGTATTTGGATTCGGATATTTTAGTATTAAATGATATTTCTTATTTATTTGAGCAGGAGTTATTGGAAAAAGAATTGGCTATCGTATGTCCAGATGTTGCTTTTTTGGCAAATTCTAAGATTAAAGTTTTTTTTAATGGAAAACAGATGTTGAGCAGTGAATATTTTAGTAACTGTCTTTGCATGAAAGATACTAAAAATTACTTTAATGCAGGTGTTATTCTTTTTGATATAAAGAAATGCTTAGAATTTGATTTGGAAAAAAAACTACTAGAGAAGTTAAAAAAGTTAAAAAATCCAGTTTGGCGTGATCAGGATGTCCTTAATAGTGTTTTGGAAGGAAGGGTAAAATTATCAAAGCTATATTGGAATTATCAGCAAAATATAAATGGAAATTTGTCAAGATTGTCAAAAGATATTATTTTGAAATATATAAAACCAGATGAAAATATCAAGATATGGCATTTTAATGGAGGGAGAAAACCTTGGGATAATATTGATGCAGAGAAAGCTGAAGTATGGTGGGAATATGCTAGACAAACTGTATTTTATGAAAAGTTGTTGCTAGAATATTTTTTAAAGAGTAATCAAAAGTTAAATACAAAAATATCTCCCAAAAAAGGAGCTGTGGATAGGATTAAAAGACAACTTACTTATAAAATGGGTGCAGCTATAGTAGAAGCAAAAAATCCAATAAAGTTTATTTTTTTACCTGCAACGATTATGTTTTTGTATATATCTCATAAAATTCAAATAAAATTATATGATTTTTTAGTAAAGCTGAATCCATCTAATAAGCTGCAGTCTTTGGAAGAGTATGCTGATTATAAAGATGTTGTATATGTCCAAAAACATTTATCTTATATGTTAGGTAAAGCTTTTATTGATAATCCTATAACTTTCGTATTTAAAATAAAAAAAATTTATGAGTATTGGAAAAATGAAAAATAATATTAAAACCGTCGGTGTAGTAATCCCTATCTACAATGTAGAAAAATATTTAAGAGAATGCTTAGATAGTGTTATCAATCAAAGTTATACAAACTTAGAAATCATACTTGTAAATGATGGTAGCACAGATGAAAACTCATTAAACATAGCAAAAGAATATACTTTAAAAGATAAAAGAATTACTCTTTTTGATAAAAAAAATGGTGGTTTAAGCAGTGCTAGAAATGTAGGTATAGAATATTTTAGTGGAGAATACAAACTCAAAAACAAAACCCAAACCATCAAAGAAAATTCTTTAATAGAATTTAACCTAGAAGGTAATAATCCTTATGAAATATACACTGTATATAAAAGCTATAAAGCTTTTAATGACAAAAAAGATTTAATAAATTTTACTTATCCCAATATAGATTATATTATCTTTTTAGATTCTGATGATTATTGGGAATTAAACTGCATAGAAGAATGTGTACCTAGAATGGATGGGGTAGAGGTGCTTTGGTTTAATCGTAAGCGTTTTTATGATGGGATAGATGAACCAAAAGTGATACCTAAATTTTTAATCGAATTATATGAGTTTCAGCATGAAGGAGTTGTAAGTAGGAAAGAGTGGCTAGCAAAATCTTTAGAGTTAAATATAATGAAATTTTGGTTTTCTGTTATGGGCATGATTGATTTTGGATATTTAAAATCAATAAAACTTAAATTTCTAAATGGTATTATTTATGAAGATCAATCTTTTGGTGTTTTATTATTTTTGCAATTGGAGAATGTTTTTATTTTTCCTGTTAAAATGTATAATTATAGAATACGGGGAAATAGCATAATGAATCATGATAAAAAGATAAAAAATGAAAATTTCAATCCATACACGATTGGTATTTATAAAAAATTTAATGGAGATAATATTAAAGCAAAGAAATATATTATATCATATAGCTGGTGCATGATGGCTTTACAACTTTTAAATTATATGCAAGAAAAGAGGGTGTGGAATATAGAAAAAAAATTTTTAGAAAGAATGATTGGCAACTATTCTCTATTTTCAATAATGGCAAAAAGGAATATACAAGAAGATCCTTGCAAAATTGATCTTTTGTTTTGTTTAAATATGAAAGATTTAGTGGCTTTCATGAATTTTGAAAATAAGAGGCTTTTTGTAAAAAAGGTTGAAGAGAAAAAAAGATGTCTCTTGTACAAAACAGGTAATATAATACTTAATAGTAATAAACCAATCAATATGATTTTGCTACCATATAATTTACTAAAGATAGTAATAGATTATAAAATTAAAAGACGGTCAAAAATAATATCAAATTCAGAAATAGATTTTAAGGATAAAAATTCTGATGTTTATTTATATATAGAATATCTAGCTAGATTAAAAGTTGAAAACTATCTTTCTTATAAGTTGGGTGAAATTTTAATAAATAATTGTAAGGTTTGGTACAAGGGTGGAATTTTTAAATTACCATTTGATATATATAAGATCGTAAGACATATAAAGGAAAACCGATGAAAAGAGAATATTTAGCTTCTATTATATTTAATTTAAAATTTGAAAGCGAGATTAAAATAGATAATCTTTTGTTTATCTTAAATGATTTGCTTAACAAGTATGGCGTATTGTTTGAATTTCTTATTGTAGAGCAAGATATAGTCCCATTTTTAAAAGAAAAATTAGTAGGATATTGTAAAGAAAATAGCAATGTAAAATATCACTTTCTCTATAATCCTTATGAATTTAATCTTAATTGGGGAAAAAATGTTGCCGCAAGGTATTTTTCAGGTGCAAAAACTATTGTTTTTTATGATTTTGATTTTATTGTAAAAGATAATTTTGTAGAAGAAATTTATTTATGCAATCAAGAAAAATGTAAAGTCTCCTCACCATTTGGATATATATACTATCTAGATAAAATGAATTCATATAATTTTAAAAAACAATCAAATCTTCAAAATATATCTTTGTTAAAAAAAACTAATTTTTTAAAATCTATTGTAGATGGATTATGTATATTTAATAGGAATTTTTTTTTAGAAATCAATGGCTTTAATCAGCATATGCCTTTTGACATTGAAAATAAGATATCAAATTTGATACTTAAGTACATCTGCAAAGAGAGCGAGATTAGAATTTCTGATGAGACTTATTTTTGTTTATGGAAGCCTCAAAAATACGAACTACAAAATAACTTTGGATTTACATTTTTAAAAGAAAAGTATGGGAATAGTTATTTTGAGAGCAGAAAACTTTTTAATAATATTTGTTTAAACGATTGTAAAATTAATGAGGAGCAAGTTGCAAAATATAGCTCATTAAAAAAACAATTTTTTGGAGATGCAGATTTATACCGGTTTGAAAAAAGAAACTTATGCCAATATTTTTTTCAAAAACAAGCAAAAACTAATGATTTTTATTGTAAAAATTTGGAATATGGAGAATCATTGTATCAGATTTCTTTTAATGATATTTATAAAATAAACAATTTTAGAAATGTATTTAAAAGAAAAAAAAGATGTTTTATAATTGGTAATGGACCTTCGTTAAACAAACATGATTTGTTTTTATTGAAAAATGAGATTACTTTTGGATTTAACTCTATTTTTTATAAAAAAAATGAATTTAAGCCAAATTTTTACATTGTCGAAGATAGTTTGGTAATGAAAGAAAGGCTGAGGGAAATTGAAAATTATGAAGTCCAGTATAAGTTTTTTCCTATAAATTATAAAGAATTATTAAAACCTTCCCAAAATCAATTTTTTTTTAAAATGAATTTAGGTTTCTATCAAGGAACTTCTAGATATTTTCGTATACCAAGGTTTTCTTTAGATGCAACTGAAGAATTATTTTGCGGACAAAGCGTCACTTATATCGCATTACAATTAGCTTATTTTATGGGTTTTGAAGAAGTATATTTAATTGGAATGGATTTTCATTATATTATACCAGAATCTCATAAAAGAGTCGGTAGTACTTTGGTATCTGATACAGATGATCCAAACCATTTTCATAAAGACTATTTTGGAAAGGGTAAAAGTTGGCATGACCCAAAACTTCATGAAGTTGCAAAAAACTATAAAATGGCGAAATTAATTTATGAAAGTTCAGGGAGAAAAATTTATAATGCTACTATTGGAGGAAAATTGGAAATTTTTGATAGAGTAGATTATTATTCTATATTTAAAAAATCAAATATACCAAATACCGGTGCTGTAGAGCAGGTTAAAAAGCATTTGAGTTATAAACTTGGAAAAGCTATTATTCATGATACAAAGCAATTCAAGAATATAATTAATTTTCCTTTTAGAATATTTAGAATTGTTAAAGAACATAATAAAGATAAAAACAATATTGGCAAAAATCTAAGAGAGTATAGTGATTACCCTGAGGCTGTAAAAATACAACAATATTTTTCCTATAGACTAGGGAAGTGCATTGTTTCTAACTATAAAAATCCATTTTTATTATATAAATTAATAAAAATTGTTATAGAGTATAAAAGAAGAAAATAGGGGGATGGAAAATGAAGATAAATGCATTATTGCCAATGAAAGGGAATTCAGAAAGAGTAAAAAATAAGAATATGAAAGATTTTAATGGATTTCCTTTGTATCATGCAATCATGAAAGCTTTATTGGAATCTTCTTATATAAATAAAATATTTATAAATACAGATAGTGATGTTATAGCCTCTGATGTGAAGAAAAGTTTCGGGGATGGTATTGTTATCATTAAAAGACCTAAGGAAATTCAAGGTGATTTTGTATCTATGAATGATATCATCGCTTATGACTTGACTCAGTGTAATGGAGAGTATTTTTTGCAAACGCATAGCACAAATCCTTTACTGAAAACATCTACTATTGATTTGGCTATTGAAAAGTTTTTTGATAATCTAGATGTATATGATAGTTTATTTAGCGTTACGAGGGTGCAGGCTAGATTTTACGATAAAAATGCAAAAGCTATAAATCATAATCCCGAAGAGCTTCTAAGAACACAGGATTTAGAATCTATGTATGAAGAGAATTCAAATTTTTATATTTTTTCTAAAAATTCATTTAATATGGCTGGTAAAAAAAGAATTGGTCTAAAACCTCAGATATTTTCTATGAATAAGCTTGAAGCTATAGATATAGATAATCCAGAAGATTTTATTCTAGCAGAATTGCTATATAAAAATAGGGATATAATATGAAATTAAAAGAAAAACTAAAAAATAATCAGTTAACTATAGGAAGTTGGATTAGTATCGGCCATGCTTGTATTGTTGAAGTAATGGCAGATGCTGGTTTTGAATGGCTTGTGATAGATTTTGAACATACTTCTATGAATTACGAGACAGTTCAAAATTTAATTATTGTTATTCAGTCTAAGAACATTAAGGCTTTGGTTAGGGTAAGCAAAAATGAAGAGGTAATTATAAAAAAAGTTTTAGATATGGGAGCCGACGGTATTATAGTTCCGATGATTAAGAGTGAAGCAGATGCAATTGAAGCGGTTGAATTCGCAAAGTATCCCCCTATTGGCAAAAGAGGTGTAGGATTGTTTAGGGCTCAAGGTTATGGATCAAAATTTGAAGAATATAAAAATTGGGTTAATGATAATCTCATTATCATTGCTCAAATAGAGCATTATGAGGCTGTTGAAAATATAGAAGATATAGTAAATACCGATGGAATTGATGGAGTTATTATAGGTCCGTATGATTTATCTGGGAGTTTGGGTTTTCCTGGGGAGTATCATAGAATAGAGGTAAAAGAGGCTATTGCTAGAGTTTTAAGATGTTGTAAAAAGTATAATATACCTTCGGGCTTTCATGTAATAGAAACTGATCCAAAAAAACTTCAGGAAAGAATACATGAAGGTTGTACTTTTTTGGCCTATAGTTTGGACTTTCTATTTTTAAGCGATAGCGCAAGGAAAGGTATGGAGATTATCAAAAAAGGAATTTAAATGAAAGTATTTGTATCAACTCATCCATTTGGAGAGACTTCTAAGAAGCCATTGGAATTGTTAGATGTAAATGGATTTGAAGTTAGATTAAATAATCATGGAAGAAAAATCACTTCACAAGAGTTAGCTAAAGATATCAAAGATGCTGAAGTTTTGATAGCGGGTACTGAAAAAATTACAGAAGAGGTTTTAAAAAATGCTCCAAATTTAAAACTTATATCAAGAGTTGGGATAGGATTGGATGGTGTTGATTTGGAGTTATGCCGTAAATATGATATAGGAGTTGCTTATACTCCTGATGCACCTACTATGGCTGTGGCTGAATTATGCGTAGGTTTAATGCTTGATTTGGCAAGAAAAATTAGCTTTACTGATGTAAACTTTAAACAAGGCGTTTGGAATAGACATATGGGTATGTTACTTTATGGTAAAACGATCGGTATTGTTGGGATGGGGAGAATAGGAAAAAGTCTAATTAAACTATTATCTTCTTTTAATGTTTCCTTTAAGGTGTGTGAACCAAATCCAGATTTTGCTTTTTTAAAAATGTACAATATAGAATTGGTGGATAAGGTAAGATTGCTAAAAGAGTCTGATATTGTATCTTTAAATCTACCATTAAAAATAGATACTGCAAATTTTTTATCATTTAGTGAATTAGAAGTTATGAAAAAGCATGCTATTTTAATTAATACAGCAAGAGGCGGTATAGTCAATGAGAATGATTTATATATGGCCTTAAAAAATAATATTATCGCAGGTGCAGCTGTGGATGTTTTTGAAGAGGAACCATATAAGGGTAAGCTAAGAGAACTTGACAATGTTGTTTTAACTTGCCATATGGGCGCTAGCACTATAGAAAGTAGAACAGATATGGAGACACAAGCTGTAGAAGAAGCAATAAGATACAAAAACAACATTTCTTTAAAAAATGAGGTTTTTGAAAATGAATAAAAAGGTATTGGTTTTTGGAGGAGGAGGTTTTATAGGCAGCTATGTTGTAGAGGAGTTATTGACCAATAATTACAATGTACTATATGCTGATTTAAATCCATGCGATAATATTCCAATGCAGTTTTTTAGAAAATGTGATATTATGCAAAAAAAAGAAGTTGAGCTTTTATGTCAGGATGCGGATATAGTATTCAATTTTGCAGGTTTTGCCAATTTAGATGATGCTATTGCAAATCCTTTAAAAACTTTAGAATTAAATGTTGTGGGAAATATGCATATTTTAGAAGGGTGTAGAAAATGTAAAATAAAAAGATACATCTACGCAAGTAGTGCTTATGCCATGAGTGATAAAGGTTCTTTTTATGGTATTAGTAAGTTAACATCCGAAAAACTTATTGAGGAATATTTTAAAAAATTTGGGTTAAAATTTACTATTATCCGTTATGGTTCAGTATACGGGGAAAGGGAGTATTATAATAATTATATTTATAATCTAGTTAAAGAGGCAATGCTTACTGGAAAGATTTCTCATAGTGGCGATGGTGAAGAAATTAGAGAATATATTCATGTTTACGATGTTGCAAGGTTGGCTCTGCAGATTATAGAAAATAGTGATTTTGAAAATGAGCATTTGATTTTAACTGGTACGGAAAGAATCCGACGAAAAGAATTATTTGAAATGATAAACGAGATGCTCGGAGGCGAAATAGAAATATCGCTCAAAGCTTCGGGCTATCATAATCATTATAAAACTACTCCATATTCATTTCATCCAGCAAGAAGTAAAAAGTTGATAGCAAATCCTCATATTGATATGGGGCAGGGTATTTTGGAGTGCATGAAAAATATAGAAAAGAAATATTTATGAAAAATAATTTTATATACTTATCTTATTTTTTGGATCAAATGACTCCTACTTACGGCAACAAAGAAAAAATAAAGCTGGCAAAAAAAAGTTCTATAGAGCGTGGTGATATTGCGAATCATACTATAGTGACAACAAGTGTTCATAACGGAACCCATCTTGATATGCCTTTGCATTTTTTTTCCAGTGGGCAAAGTATAGAAGATTTTTGTTGTAGTGATTTTATTTTTAACCGAGTTTTATTTATCGAAATCGATTCTAGCGATCTTATCATTAATCACAATTTA
The window above is part of the Campylobacter coli genome. Proteins encoded here:
- a CDS encoding glycosyltransferase family 8 protein encodes the protein MKKKITICFSINNDFFLYLLVTVQSILNNINKKYLYEIVVFYTDLNVLYKQYLEKLKDLEYCSFRAIDLNEYLMNIDDSIFFEGERVTKETYYRFFIPRILKECDRVLYLDSDILVLNDISYLFEQELLEKELAIVCPDVAFLANSKIKVFFNGKQMLSSEYFSNCLCMKDTKNYFNAGVILFDIKKCLEFDLEKKLLEKLKKLKNPVWRDQDVLNSVLEGRVKLSKLYWNYQQNINGNLSRLSKDIILKYIKPDENIKIWHFNGGRKPWDNIDAEKAEVWWEYARQTVFYEKLLLEYFLKSNQKLNTKISPKKGAVDRIKRQLTYKMGAAIVEAKNPIKFIFLPATIMFLYISHKIQIKLYDFLVKLNPSNKLQSLEEYADYKDVVYVQKHLSYMLGKAFIDNPITFVFKIKKIYEYWKNEK
- a CDS encoding 6-hydroxymethylpterin diphosphokinase MptE-like protein, with product MFILNDLLNKYGVLFEFLIVEQDIVPFLKEKLVGYCKENSNVKYHFLYNPYEFNLNWGKNVAARYFSGAKTIVFYDFDFIVKDNFVEEIYLCNQEKCKVSSPFGYIYYLDKMNSYNFKKQSNLQNISLLKKTNFLKSIVDGLCIFNRNFFLEINGFNQHMPFDIENKISNLILKYICKESEIRISDETYFCLWKPQKYELQNNFGFTFLKEKYGNSYFESRKLFNNICLNDCKINEEQVAKYSSLKKQFFGDADLYRFEKRNLCQYFFQKQAKTNDFYCKNLEYGESLYQISFNDIYKINNFRNVFKRKKRCFIIGNGPSLNKHDLFLLKNEITFGFNSIFYKKNEFKPNFYIVEDSLVMKERLREIENYEVQYKFFPINYKELLKPSQNQFFFKMNLGFYQGTSRYFRIPRFSLDATEELFCGQSVTYIALQLAYFMGFEEVYLIGMDFHYIIPESHKRVGSTLVSDTDDPNHFHKDYFGKGKSWHDPKLHEVAKNYKMAKLIYESSGRKIYNATIGGKLEIFDRVDYYSIFKKSNIPNTGAVEQVKKHLSYKLGKAIIHDTKQFKNIINFPFRIFRIVKEHNKDKNNIGKNLREYSDYPEAVKIQQYFSYRLGKCIVSNYKNPFLLYKLIKIVIEYKRRK
- a CDS encoding aldolase/citrate lyase family protein, which encodes MKLKEKLKNNQLTIGSWISIGHACIVEVMADAGFEWLVIDFEHTSMNYETVQNLIIVIQSKNIKALVRVSKNEEVIIKKVLDMGADGIIVPMIKSEADAIEAVEFAKYPPIGKRGVGLFRAQGYGSKFEEYKNWVNDNLIIIAQIEHYEAVENIEDIVNTDGIDGVIIGPYDLSGSLGFPGEYHRIEVKEAIARVLRCCKKYNIPSGFHVIETDPKKLQERIHEGCTFLAYSLDFLFLSDSARKGMEIIKKGI
- a CDS encoding NAD(P)-dependent oxidoreductase, which gives rise to MNKKVLVFGGGGFIGSYVVEELLTNNYNVLYADLNPCDNIPMQFFRKCDIMQKKEVELLCQDADIVFNFAGFANLDDAIANPLKTLELNVVGNMHILEGCRKCKIKRYIYASSAYAMSDKGSFYGISKLTSEKLIEEYFKKFGLKFTIIRYGSVYGEREYYNNYIYNLVKEAMLTGKISHSGDGEEIREYIHVYDVARLALQIIENSDFENEHLILTGTERIRRKELFEMINEMLGGEIEISLKASGYHNHYKTTPYSFHPARSKKLIANPHIDMGQGILECMKNIEKKYL
- a CDS encoding glycosyltransferase; translated protein: MSIGKMKNNIKTVGVVIPIYNVEKYLRECLDSVINQSYTNLEIILVNDGSTDENSLNIAKEYTLKDKRITLFDKKNGGLSSARNVGIEYFSGEYKLKNKTQTIKENSLIEFNLEGNNPYEIYTVYKSYKAFNDKKDLINFTYPNIDYIIFLDSDDYWELNCIEECVPRMDGVEVLWFNRKRFYDGIDEPKVIPKFLIELYEFQHEGVVSRKEWLAKSLELNIMKFWFSVMGMIDFGYLKSIKLKFLNGIIYEDQSFGVLLFLQLENVFIFPVKMYNYRIRGNSIMNHDKKIKNENFNPYTIGIYKKFNGDNIKAKKYIISYSWCMMALQLLNYMQEKRVWNIEKKFLERMIGNYSLFSIMAKRNIQEDPCKIDLLFCLNMKDLVAFMNFENKRLFVKKVEEKKRCLLYKTGNIILNSNKPINMILLPYNLLKIVIDYKIKRRSKIISNSEIDFKDKNSDVYLYIEYLARLKVENYLSYKLGEILINNCKVWYKGGIFKLPFDIYKIVRHIKENR
- a CDS encoding glycosyltransferase family 2 protein, with protein sequence MKNNIKTVGVVIPIYNVEKYLRECLDSVINQSYTNLEIILVNDGSTDENSLNIAKEYTLKDKRITLFDKKNGGLSSARNVGIEYFSGEYKLKNKTQTIKENSLIEFNLEGNNPYEIYTVYKSYKAFNDKKDLINFTYPNIDYIIFLDSDDYWELNCIEECVPRMDGVEVLWFNHYIYYDDINYLKLSSTILENHKYNFSCKESSIDFFTRMLKINRDIFWFSVMGMIDFGYLKSIKLKFLNGIIYEDHYFGKILFFQSNFIYIMPKKLYFYRIRQNSIMDYGANGIYIPEYDKTTYEIFDKNYFLYKQYVIFSSKVLTALMIFKFIRENRYLDGISLFEKVFCLKLKDWRNNLLYFNDKYLDKAISLTIKRFCAMSNDPVIDLELIIDFMSDIAYMNIKKTNLIMFYEKYGTAKLRIQNHLSYKLGKVLTINSKSILGVLLMPVYLISTLIVDRQERKIYQEELKKNSSLAAPSLKDYPDYCDAIKIKNYFSYKLGQALIKNYKMWYKGGIFKLLFDIVDIYKNKNK
- a CDS encoding acylneuraminate cytidylyltransferase family protein: MKINALLPMKGNSERVKNKNMKDFNGFPLYHAIMKALLESSYINKIFINTDSDVIASDVKKSFGDGIVIIKRPKEIQGDFVSMNDIIAYDLTQCNGEYFLQTHSTNPLLKTSTIDLAIEKFFDNLDVYDSLFSVTRVQARFYDKNAKAINHNPEELLRTQDLESMYEENSNFYIFSKNSFNMAGKKRIGLKPQIFSMNKLEAIDIDNPEDFILAELLYKNRDII
- a CDS encoding phosphoglycerate dehydrogenase → MKVFVSTHPFGETSKKPLELLDVNGFEVRLNNHGRKITSQELAKDIKDAEVLIAGTEKITEEVLKNAPNLKLISRVGIGLDGVDLELCRKYDIGVAYTPDAPTMAVAELCVGLMLDLARKISFTDVNFKQGVWNRHMGMLLYGKTIGIVGMGRIGKSLIKLLSSFNVSFKVCEPNPDFAFLKMYNIELVDKVRLLKESDIVSLNLPLKIDTANFLSFSELEVMKKHAILINTARGGIVNENDLYMALKNNIIAGAAVDVFEEEPYKGKLRELDNVVLTCHMGASTIESRTDMETQAVEEAIRYKNNISLKNEVFENE